Genomic segment of Geminocystis herdmanii PCC 6308:
GAAGAAGCCCTACAGTATGAAGAAGAAGGTAAAAAATTTATTATTGATGTTTTAAAAAGAGAAAATAAAGAAAATCTTATTGAAGAAATATTATTAAAAAATCACACTTATTCAGAATTTATCATCAACATAATTTTTGAACAACAACCTGCTACTATTTTAAAACTTGGTGGGATAAAAATTTGGAATAATTTTCGACGAGAAAAGAATCTTAAATTTATCCCTAATTTAAGGGATACTAATTTAAGTCATGCTAATTTAAGAAGTGCTAGTTTAAGTAATGCTAATTTAAGTAACGCTGATTTAAGTAATGCCCATTTAAGTAATGCCCATTTAAGAGATGCTCATTTAACTCGTGCTAATTTCAGTAATGCTGATTTAAGAGATGCTCATTTAACTCGTGCTAATTTAAGTGGTGCTAATTTAAGTGGTGCTAATTTAAGTAAGGCTATTTTAGAAAATGCTGATTTAAGAGGTGCTGATTTAAGAGGTGCTAATTTAAGTGGTGCTCGTTTAAACGGTGCTAATTTAGATGAAAAAACAAAAATAGATGAAAAATGGCAACAAGTCTGGGATATTCTTAATAATCCACAACAAAAAAGAGATCTAAGTAATGCTGATTTAAGAGGTGCTTGGTTATGGAATGCTAATTTAAGTGATGCTGATTTAAGTGGTGCTAATTTAAGCGGTGCTAATTTATGGGATGCAAATTTAAGTGGTGCTAATTTAAGCGGTGCTAATTTAAGTGGTGCTAGTTTATGGGGTGCTAATTTATGGAATGCTGATTTAGATCAAAATACGAAAATAGATAAAAAATGGCAACAAGTTTGGAATATTCTCAATAATCCAGAACAAAAAAGACATCTAAGTAATATTAATTTATGTGGTGCTTGGTTAACTGGTGCTTGGTTAATTGGTGCTGATTTAAGTGGTACTTGGTTAACTGATGCTAATTTAAGTGGTGCTAATTTAAGTGGTGTTGATTTAAGTGGTGCTGATTTAAAAGATGCTAATTTAAGTGGTGCTAATTTAAGTAATGCTAATTTAAGTGGTGCTTATTTAAGTCATGCTGGATTAATTGATGCTAATTTATGTGGTGCTAATTTAGAATCTGCAAATCTAAATTATGCTAAATTTCATGGTGCTTTAATTGATGCTAAAACAATTATCAATAACAAATATAAAAAACGAGTTCTTAAAGTTTGTATTTTTAAAGAGACAGAACAATCATCAAACTAGCAATATAATGGAATTTAAGAGATCAAATTAACATAAATTATGACTATGGTTGGTCAAAAAAAACAACCCGACAAACACGATGCCGTCATTACCAATAATCCCCATCAAAAATTAATCGAATCCCTTGACTTGAAATTAAGGGCAAGGTATCCCTTACTTTACATCGTGGCGGTGGAAGAAGAACCCGTCGAACAAATTTTAGTGCAAGTAGCGAATCAATCTCATCCTTCCAGAGAATTATTAATGTGGGATATTGTTAACGGTTGGGATGATGGCGGTAAAGATAAAAACTCCCTCATGGGTGCATTAATGCGCATCAGTCAAACCGATACTAATAAGCCTTGTATATTCGTAATCAGAGATATTAACTTTGTCCTCAAAAACCCTGAAACCGAACGTAACGCTCCCATCATTCGAGCTTTCAAAAACCTTGTCAAAGAATTAAAATATCGCCGTCAAACTATTATTATTACCGGACATACTGCCGTTGTACCCACTGATTTATCGGAAGAAATGACGGTGATTGATTTCCCCTTACCCGATACTAGGGAAATAGATTACTTAATTAAAGATTTGGTAGTACCAGAAAAACTCAACTTAACGGAATTAGGCAAAGAGCAACTTTTAAAAGCCTTTTTAGGATTAAGTCGTACCCGTATTCGCTTAGTTTTAGCCTCCGCCTTAGCAAGTAAGCAACAGGTAAACGAGAGCGATATTGCCTTAGTTTTAGAAGAAAAGAAACAAATTATAAGACAAACAGGAATCTTAGAATTTTATTCCTCCCATGAATCATTAAAAAATGTGGGGGGATTGGATAAACTCAAACAGTGGCTACAAATCAAGAAAAATACCTTTACAGAAAAAGCCCGTCAATACGGTATTCCTAACCCTAAAGGATTATTATTAGTAGGCATTCAAGGTACAGGTAAATCATTATCCGCTAAAACGATCGCCAATGAATGGCGTTTACCCCTGTTAAGGCTGGATGTCGGACAATTATTTGGAGGCATTGTGGGAGAGAGTGAAAGTAAAACCCGACAAATGATTCAACTAGCAGAAGCTATGTCGCCTTGTGTTTTGTGGATGGATGAAATTGATAAAGCCTTTGGCAATATTTCAGGGGGAAGCGATGGAGACTCAGGCACATCTCGCCGTGTGTTTGGTAGTTTGATTACTTGGATGCAGGAAAAAACTAGCCCTGTGTTTATCGTTGCCACCGCTAATAATGTGGAAATTTTACCTGCGGAATTATTAAGAAAAGGGCGTTTTGATGAAATTTTCTTCTTGAATTTACCTAACCATCGAGAAAGACAAGAGATTTTCAAGGTGCATTTACAAAAATTACGCCCCCATCGTCTCAGGGAATTTGAGTTATCGATGTTAGCGGATGCTAGTGAAAACTTTAGTGGTGCGGAAATTGAACAAAGCATCATTGATGGTATGAGTTTTGCATTTGCGGATGTCAGTCAGGGTAATAGTCGAGATTTTACCACTGATGATATATTAAGAGCCTGTGGTGATACAGTACCCTTAGCTAAGGTAGCGATGAGACAAATTGAGGAGTTAAAATTGTGGGCAGTTAAAACAGGAGCTAAAACCGCTTCCCAAGATTTAGAATTAGAGAGGGGGAGCAGGTCAAACTTGCAGAACAAAAAAACTACTTGACTAAGAAATATAGGTAGGTTACATTAAATTAATCATAATCCTTTTTTTTTGACAATGACACCAGAACAACAAGCAGAAATAAATTTATATCTTCAAGGTATTGCTCGTATTCTTTATCAAGAATGTGATCCCTCTCAACTAGATAATTTAGCAGTTATCGAAGAAACTGTTAGACAACAAACTCTTGAATATATTACCCCACAAATAGGATTTTTTTTATCCAAAAAATCACCGAAACTCAATCAGGACGACTCAGATACATCAGAAGTATTCTAGGTAAATTACCCATAACAGAAAAACAAGCTATCAGATTAAATTTAAACACAAATCAACGAATTAGTCCTTATTTAGAAAAATGTTGTGTCAGAGCTAGTGCCAATGTTTCTTATGAAAATGCGGCTCGGGATGTGGAATATTATACGGGGATGAAAATATCTGGGAGAACCCAACAACGAATTATACATCGTTATCAATTTCCAGAAATAGCTACGGAAGAACAAATCGAAGAAATTAGTCTCGATGGTGGCAAGGTAAGATTAAGAACAGAAGAAAAAGGAGAAAGTTGTGTTTGGCGCGACTATAAAGCGATTTGTGTTAATCAACAAGAAAGAAAAGCGTGGTTTGCACAAAATGAAGAATTAATCCATTGGGTGAATCAACAAAAACTATCAGAACCGTTAACCTGTTTGGGGGATGGACATTCTGGAATTTGGAACATCATTAAACAATTAAATCCAGATGGTGAAAAAAGGGAAATATACTCATCAAGGTTATAATCTGATGTTGCAAAATGTACAGTTGCCTTTTGCCTACTTGCCTTTTGCCTACCTTCACCAAACTCAAGTTATACCCTCGCCAAGTATACTTGATTGGTATCATTTGATGGAAAATTTAAACAAAGTTGGGGGGAGTAAAAAAAGATTAAAAGAAGCGGAAAATTTACTTTGGAGAGGAAAAGTAGATGAAACAATCACACTAATATCTGGGATGAAGAAAAAACAGGCAGAAAATTTCTGTAATTATCTCAAGACTCACCGACATCGTATCATCAATTACGGCTATTATCAGGAAGAACAAATTTGTTCCATTGGTTCTGGGGCAGTGGAGTCAACGGTAAAACAAATAGATCGGCGACTCAAAATTTCTGGTGCACAATGGAATAAAGAAAATGTCTCTCAAGTACTCAAACATAGATGTGCATATCTCAATAATTGTCTTTAAGCACTCAATAGTACTTTTGTTTCGCAGAACTGACCTGCTCCCTAGAGAGGGAGTTAGAAACTTATCGCCAACAAAAAGGGATTCGCACAAATCAATATCTCGATGTTGATCCTCCCCAGAGTTAAAATGTTAAAATCGAATTACTATCGAGTTTTTCTTAAACTGTCATTCCGAGCCTGTCGAGGAATCTGAAAACCCTTGATTTTTGGTACAAATGCCTAAGTCAAATCAGTTTTATTATTCTCCTGCTTGTTCAATGGCACAATCTATAAGACTTTGACTTAAATAAATATGAGATTTTTTCATGTTATCGATACAGTTACGGATAGAAATATTATATCCTTTCTGTTTAGCTTTCAGAAGTATGCCGATCGAACCCGTAAGAGAAAGTCCATTAAGTCTTGCTATTCTTCTGCCTATGGCTTCATCAATGCAAACTGTCGTAATTTTTTTATCTAAGGCGAGTTGAATTACGGAAGCCTCGCCCAAATCTAAGGAATTTAATAAAAAGGGTGAAATCTGGAGAGGTGACGATTGTTTTTGTAAGTAAGTATCATTATCAAATGCAGAAATAGCAAAACCAATTTTACCCCCTGCTAATATTTCTTGACAGACTTCATAGGGTACTAAGACTTGTTGATAAAGATAACTCAAAATTTCTAAATCTCCCAATGCAGAAACTAGAGCTATTATGGGAGAAGTATTGATAACAATAGTGTTAGGCATTGGCTAAATCTGATAATAATTCGTCTGAAGTTAAGTCAATCATTGGTACACCATAATCAGCTAGTTTGAGTAGAAATGTTACTCTATCAACTCCCAATAATATTCCCGCCATTCCTGATGAGATTCGTTTCATTTCAAATAGTTTTACTACCATTGCCCATTTTGCTTCTTGTTCAAATTCTTGAGGTGTTTGATTTAAAGCGTCGGGAAAAGTTGCGGGATATTCGATCGTTATTTGTGCCATCTGTCTTTAAATTTGATGTTTTTCACTCTATTTTACTCCTCATACTACCTATTTAAAATAATCTCAACCAAAAATGAAAGCAGAATTTACAACAAAAATTGTAATGAAATAGTTAAACACATTTTTTTAAAATATGAAAATTTTTGGCTACTTTAAATTGAAAAAAGAATTAAATCTTACTTCTGATTGCCTCAATAAAAAGTATGACTTTCAAATCAGTCAATATAAGGGAAATATATTAACACCCATTTTAATTGAAAACTTTAAAACTAACAAAAACTATTTACATACAAAATTACTACCTCCAAAAAACGAATTTGATATTTATGATAAAACGTTAGATTGGGGAACTCCATCTATCTGGCCAATAGGAGATAGTGGTGTTTCAACTCTAAAAATTGAACTTAATATTGATGATGACTTTTCCAACGACAAAAAGTTAAAGTTGCAACAAGAAATAAACAATTGGATAAATCGATTTCAAGAGAATTTATTCGCTTACGACTATAATATAGACTCACCTAATTTAACAGTCAATACATCGATAGCTTCAAATTTTAAGTTCTTTACATTTAATAATAATAAATGTTTTAATGAATACTTTGAAAATACTAATGTGTTAATTAACCTGCATCCATCAAATGCTTTGACAGAAAGTGAATTTAGAGATGTGATAAATGTAACTTCTTTAAATAAAAAATTAATACTTGAGTATCAATTGTTAAAAAATGCAAATACTGAATTAATAAATAACAATTATAGAAAATCAGTATTAGATAGTGCGACAGCCCTAGAAGTTTCTATAACAAATGCAATTAGAAGAGATTTAGAAGTTAATGAGGAAATATTACCTCATATTCTAAAGAAATATAATGGATTAAGACAAAAGCGAGAGCTTTTAAAATTAACGAATAATACTCTTCCATCACCATCACCATCATTAGATTACGAAAACGGAATTGAAAATTTAAGAAATAATGCTATTCATTCGGGAAAAATACCTACAGAGATAGAAGCGAGTAATGCTTATAGAATAGCAAAAGAAGCAATAAATAGTTTAACAATTAACAAGTATGAATAAAAATATATTGCAGTACAGACAATTAGCTTCTCATACGATTTATTGAAAATAACTTATCAATCAAGGCTAAAAACTAATTTGTTTGTACTTATTTTTTGAACACTGCCCCTCATGACACGAACCCTATGTTTCCACCTAGTAAATAAATTATTTATCGAATTATGTCACATTTTACTACTATCAAAGTTCAAATTAAAAACGGCGAGATTTTACATAAAACCTTACAAGAGTTGGGTTATACCGTTGAAACGAATACCAACGTCAGAGGCTATCAAGGCATAAAAACCAAAGCAGAATACGTTATTCGCCAAAACAACGGCTATGATTTAGGCTTCCGCCGTCAAGGAGATAATTATGAGTTAGTAGCGGACTTTTGGGGTGCTAAAATTGATCAAACTAAGTTTATTAATGACATTTCTCAGAAATATGCCCATTATACTTTAATGGAGGAGGTAGAAAAACAAGGTTTCAATATCGAGGAGGAGGAAACTTTAGAAGACGGCACTTTAAGGGTTGTTGTCGGTAGGTGGGTTTAACAGGATTTTATAAAATATTTTCGTTGAAAATCAAATTCTCATATAATTCTAATTAAAGAGAAGTAAAACACAAACCCCATGTCAGAAAATAAACAACCCAGCAAATACGATGCGGTTATCGGCACACAATCTCAATCCCCTATGTATGGTGCAGTCATGGGGGGAATTGATGGACTTAAAAACCGATTTAAGTCAGTGGAAGATGCCTCTCAAAAAGCAAGGATATTAGAAGAAGCCCTACAGTATGAAGAAGAAGGAAAACAATTTATTATTGATGTTTTTAAAAGTGAAAATAAAGAAAATCTTATTGAAGAAATATTATTAAAAAATCATACTTATTCAGAGCTTATTATCAACATAATTTTTGAACAACAACCTGCCACTATTTTAAAAGTTGGTGGGATAAAAATTTGGAATCACTTTCGAGCCAACAATATTAATTTTATCCCTAATTTAAGCAGTGCTGATTTAAGAGGTGCTGATTTAAGAGGTGCTAATTTAAGAGATGCTGATTTAAGACATACTAATTTAAGTGATGCTGATTTAAGGGGTGCTGATTTAAGAAATGCTAATTTAAGCATTATTCATTTAAGGGGTATTAATTTTAGCCGTGCTAAATTACACAATAAGGATTTAAGTGATATTGATCTATCTTTGGCTAGAGTAAGAAGTGCTGATCTAAGCAGTGCTAATTTAATAGGTGTTGATTTAAGGGGTGCTGATTTAAGCTGTGTTAATTTAAGAGATGCGGATTTAAGCTATGCTAATTTAAGAGATGCGGATTTAAGTGGTGTTGATTTATTTTTCGCCCGATTAAGAAAGACTGATTTAAGTAATGTTGATTTGAGAGGGGCG
This window contains:
- a CDS encoding pentapeptide repeat-containing protein, giving the protein MYGAVMGGIDGLKNRFESVEDVSQKARILEEALQYEEEGKKFIIDVLKRENKENLIEEILLKNHTYSEFIINIIFEQQPATILKLGGIKIWNNFRREKNLKFIPNLRDTNLSHANLRSASLSNANLSNADLSNAHLSNAHLRDAHLTRANFSNADLRDAHLTRANLSGANLSGANLSKAILENADLRGADLRGANLSGARLNGANLDEKTKIDEKWQQVWDILNNPQQKRDLSNADLRGAWLWNANLSDADLSGANLSGANLWDANLSGANLSGANLSGASLWGANLWNADLDQNTKIDKKWQQVWNILNNPEQKRHLSNINLCGAWLTGAWLIGADLSGTWLTDANLSGANLSGVDLSGADLKDANLSGANLSNANLSGAYLSHAGLIDANLCGANLESANLNYAKFHGALIDAKTIINNKYKKRVLKVCIFKETEQSSN
- a CDS encoding AAA family ATPase is translated as MTMVGQKKQPDKHDAVITNNPHQKLIESLDLKLRARYPLLYIVAVEEEPVEQILVQVANQSHPSRELLMWDIVNGWDDGGKDKNSLMGALMRISQTDTNKPCIFVIRDINFVLKNPETERNAPIIRAFKNLVKELKYRRQTIIITGHTAVVPTDLSEEMTVIDFPLPDTREIDYLIKDLVVPEKLNLTELGKEQLLKAFLGLSRTRIRLVLASALASKQQVNESDIALVLEEKKQIIRQTGILEFYSSHESLKNVGGLDKLKQWLQIKKNTFTEKARQYGIPNPKGLLLVGIQGTGKSLSAKTIANEWRLPLLRLDVGQLFGGIVGESESKTRQMIQLAEAMSPCVLWMDEIDKAFGNISGGSDGDSGTSRRVFGSLITWMQEKTSPVFIVATANNVEILPAELLRKGRFDEIFFLNLPNHRERQEIFKVHLQKLRPHRLREFELSMLADASENFSGAEIEQSIIDGMSFAFADVSQGNSRDFTTDDILRACGDTVPLAKVAMRQIEELKLWAVKTGAKTASQDLELERGSRSNLQNKKTT
- a CDS encoding DUF3368 domain-containing protein, whose product is MPNTIVINTSPIIALVSALGDLEILSYLYQQVLVPYEVCQEILAGGKIGFAISAFDNDTYLQKQSSPLQISPFLLNSLDLGEASVIQLALDKKITTVCIDEAIGRRIARLNGLSLTGSIGILLKAKQKGYNISIRNCIDNMKKSHIYLSQSLIDCAIEQAGE
- a CDS encoding UPF0175 family protein, whose translation is MAQITIEYPATFPDALNQTPQEFEQEAKWAMVVKLFEMKRISSGMAGILLGVDRVTFLLKLADYGVPMIDLTSDELLSDLANA
- a CDS encoding DUF1257 domain-containing protein, which gives rise to MSHFTTIKVQIKNGEILHKTLQELGYTVETNTNVRGYQGIKTKAEYVIRQNNGYDLGFRRQGDNYELVADFWGAKIDQTKFINDISQKYAHYTLMEEVEKQGFNIEEEETLEDGTLRVVVGRWV
- a CDS encoding pentapeptide repeat-containing protein; translation: MSENKQPSKYDAVIGTQSQSPMYGAVMGGIDGLKNRFKSVEDASQKARILEEALQYEEEGKQFIIDVFKSENKENLIEEILLKNHTYSELIINIIFEQQPATILKVGGIKIWNHFRANNINFIPNLSSADLRGADLRGANLRDADLRHTNLSDADLRGADLRNANLSIIHLRGINFSRAKLHNKDLSDIDLSLARVRSADLSSANLIGVDLRGADLSCVNLRDADLSYANLRDADLSGVDLFFARLRKTDLSNVDLRGADLSCSMLTDADLSYANLRNTDLRGACFSGVNLSGVDLSGVDLSGLNLSDVNLDKNTKIDKKWQLVWNILNNPQQTKDLKGADLSDADLGDADLRNADLRNADLRNADLGNADLRGADLRGVNLSDVKLCVDTRIDEKWQLVWDIVNNPQQTRDLKGADLSGANLSNLNLNGADLTEVDLRDANLSNADLSSANLCGANLESTNLNYAKFHGALIDAKTIINNKYKKRILKVCIFKDTEQSSN